In Streptomyces sp. NBC_01381, a genomic segment contains:
- a CDS encoding acyl-CoA dehydrogenase family protein → MNLELSEEQIAVKRLARDFVEREIAPHVVEWDRAESVDRSIVKKLGEVGFLGLTVDEEYGGSGGDHLAYCLVTEELGRGDSSVRGIVSVSLGLVAKTIAYWGDEEQKRRWLPGLTSGELVACFGLTEPGTGSDAGNLSTKAVRDGDSYVINGSKMFITNGTWADVVLLFARSTDAPGHKGVSAFLLPTDTPGLSRRTIHGKLGLRGQATAELVLEDVRVPASAMMGPEGKGFSVAMSALAKGRMSVAAGCVGIAQAALDAAVTYATEREQFGRTIAHHQLVQELITDIAVDVDAARLLTWRVADLIDRGQPFTTESSKAKLFASEAAVRAANNALQVFGGYGYIDEYPAGKLLRDARVMTLYEGTSQIQKLVIGRALTGVSAF, encoded by the coding sequence ATGAATCTGGAGCTCAGCGAGGAGCAGATCGCCGTCAAGCGGCTCGCCAGGGACTTCGTCGAGCGCGAGATCGCCCCGCACGTCGTGGAGTGGGACCGCGCCGAGAGCGTGGACCGGTCGATCGTGAAGAAGCTCGGCGAGGTCGGCTTCCTGGGTCTGACCGTCGACGAGGAGTACGGCGGCTCGGGTGGCGACCACCTCGCGTACTGCCTGGTGACCGAGGAGCTGGGCCGCGGCGACTCCTCCGTGCGCGGCATCGTGTCGGTCTCGCTGGGCCTTGTCGCCAAGACCATCGCGTACTGGGGCGACGAGGAGCAGAAGCGGCGGTGGCTGCCGGGGCTCACCTCCGGGGAGCTCGTCGCCTGCTTCGGGCTCACCGAGCCGGGCACCGGGTCCGACGCGGGGAACCTCTCGACCAAGGCCGTGCGTGACGGCGACTCCTACGTCATCAACGGCTCCAAGATGTTCATCACGAACGGCACCTGGGCCGATGTCGTGCTGCTCTTCGCGCGGTCGACCGACGCCCCCGGACACAAGGGCGTCTCCGCTTTTCTCCTGCCCACCGACACCCCAGGCCTGAGCCGCCGCACCATCCACGGCAAGCTCGGCCTGCGCGGCCAGGCCACCGCCGAGCTGGTCCTTGAGGACGTCCGGGTCCCGGCGTCGGCCATGATGGGGCCCGAGGGCAAGGGCTTCTCGGTCGCCATGTCGGCGCTCGCCAAGGGGCGGATGTCGGTCGCCGCGGGCTGTGTGGGCATCGCCCAGGCCGCCCTGGACGCGGCGGTGACGTACGCGACCGAGCGCGAGCAGTTCGGCAGGACCATCGCCCACCACCAGCTGGTCCAGGAGCTGATCACCGACATCGCGGTCGACGTGGACGCGGCCCGGCTGCTCACCTGGCGGGTCGCCGACCTCATCGACCGGGGGCAGCCGTTCACCACGGAGTCCTCCAAGGCGAAGCTGTTCGCGTCGGAGGCCGCCGTCCGCGCAGCCAACAACGCGCTGCAGGTCTTCGGCGGCTACGGCTACATCGACGAGTACCCGGCGGGCAAGCTGCTGCGCGACGCCCGCGTGATGACGCTCTACGAAGGCACGAGCCAGATCCAGAAGCTGGTCATCGGGCGGGCGCTGACGGGGGTCTCGGCGTTCTGA
- a CDS encoding MFS transporter, with amino-acid sequence MDPAPTSAAPLSAPTQKSQDPADPHRRKVATAAALASAVEWYDYFVFGIAAALVLGDLYFPAGSSSAGVLAAFATFAVGFLARPIGGVIAGQLGDKRGRKPMLVLALTLMGVSTTGIGLLPTYETVGIAAPILLVTLRVLQGIAVGAQWGGAMLMATEYAPEGKRGLYGSLVQLGVPIGVVTANTVFLVAGAATSESAFEAWGWRVPFMVGILVLVLAWYIHTRVEETPEFREAEKALAEKEKKEQGEKGDGGSKSSPLRTILRHHLGTVFLAGGSFAVNTATFYIIITGVLDYTTRELDMKRSAVLTVSLCVSLTQLALIPASAALSDRIGRLRIYAIGAAGLAVWAVPMFLLIDTGSLLWLAVGTFVTSCFLSIMYGPQAALFAELFTAEMRYTGASLGYQIAAVFGGGLAPFVMVLLLEATGTSMAVSAYIIGLAVIALVSIKVLAGRASSR; translated from the coding sequence ATGGACCCCGCACCGACCTCCGCAGCCCCCCTCTCCGCTCCCACCCAGAAGTCCCAGGACCCGGCGGATCCCCACCGCCGCAAGGTCGCCACCGCCGCCGCCCTCGCCTCCGCTGTCGAGTGGTACGACTACTTCGTCTTCGGGATAGCCGCCGCCCTCGTCCTCGGCGACCTCTACTTCCCCGCGGGCAGCTCCTCCGCGGGAGTCCTCGCCGCCTTCGCGACCTTCGCCGTCGGCTTCCTCGCCCGCCCCATCGGCGGCGTCATCGCGGGCCAGCTCGGGGACAAGCGGGGCCGCAAGCCCATGCTGGTCCTCGCGCTGACGCTGATGGGCGTTTCGACCACCGGCATCGGTCTGCTGCCGACGTACGAGACCGTCGGCATCGCCGCTCCGATCCTGCTCGTCACCCTCCGCGTCCTGCAGGGCATCGCGGTCGGCGCGCAGTGGGGCGGCGCGATGCTGATGGCCACCGAGTACGCCCCGGAGGGCAAGCGCGGCCTCTACGGCAGCCTGGTCCAACTGGGCGTCCCCATCGGTGTGGTGACCGCCAACACCGTCTTCCTGGTCGCCGGTGCCGCCACCAGCGAGAGCGCCTTCGAGGCGTGGGGCTGGCGGGTGCCGTTCATGGTCGGGATCCTCGTCCTCGTGCTCGCCTGGTACATCCACACCCGCGTGGAGGAGACCCCCGAGTTCCGCGAGGCGGAGAAGGCGCTGGCCGAGAAGGAGAAGAAGGAGCAGGGTGAGAAGGGCGACGGGGGCAGCAAGAGTTCTCCGCTGCGCACCATCCTCCGCCACCACCTCGGCACCGTCTTCCTGGCCGGCGGCTCCTTCGCGGTGAACACGGCGACCTTCTACATCATCATCACCGGCGTCCTCGACTACACGACCCGCGAACTCGACATGAAGCGCAGTGCGGTCCTCACCGTCTCGCTCTGCGTCAGCCTCACCCAACTCGCCCTGATCCCGGCCTCAGCGGCGCTCTCCGACCGCATCGGGCGACTGCGGATCTACGCCATCGGCGCGGCGGGGCTCGCGGTCTGGGCGGTGCCGATGTTCCTGCTCATCGACACCGGATCGCTGCTGTGGCTGGCCGTCGGGACGTTCGTCACCAGCTGCTTCCTGAGCATCATGTACGGGCCGCAGGCCGCGCTCTTCGCGGAGCTTTTCACGGCCGAGATGCGGTACACGGGAGCCTCGCTCGGCTACCAGATCGCGGCGGTGTTCGGCGGCGGGCTCGCGCCGTTCGTCATGGTGCTGCTCCTTGAGGCGACGGGCACGTCGATGGCCGTATCGGCCTACATCATCGGGCTCGCGGTGATCGCCCTCGTCTCGATCAAGGTGCTTGCGGGGCGGGCGAGTTCCCGCTGA
- a CDS encoding TetR/AcrR family transcriptional regulator, with translation MSAAEETEVEAADQPWGEVTPDAARRLLVAAVEAFAERGYHATTTRDIAGRAGMSPAALYIHYKTKEELLHRISRIGHDKALAILRTAADGPGGAAERLAAAVRSFVRWHAAHHTTARVVQYELDALGDEHRTEIVALRRQSDAAVRDMINDGVRAGEFDVPDVPGTTLAVLSLCIDVARWFNVAGHRTPDEVGALYADLVLRMVGARKP, from the coding sequence ATGAGCGCGGCGGAGGAGACCGAGGTCGAGGCAGCGGACCAGCCATGGGGCGAGGTCACGCCTGACGCGGCACGGCGACTGCTCGTCGCCGCCGTCGAGGCCTTCGCCGAGCGTGGGTACCACGCGACGACGACCCGGGACATCGCGGGCCGCGCGGGCATGAGTCCCGCGGCGCTCTACATCCACTACAAGACCAAGGAAGAGCTGCTCCACCGGATCAGCAGGATCGGCCACGACAAGGCCCTCGCGATCCTGCGGACCGCCGCCGACGGCCCCGGCGGCGCGGCGGAGCGGCTCGCCGCGGCCGTGCGGTCCTTCGTCCGCTGGCACGCCGCCCACCACACCACCGCGCGGGTGGTCCAGTACGAACTGGACGCGCTCGGCGACGAGCACCGCACGGAGATCGTCGCGCTGCGCCGGCAGTCGGACGCGGCGGTGCGGGACATGATCAACGACGGGGTGCGGGCGGGGGAGTTCGACGTCCCCGACGTGCCGGGCACCACGCTCGCCGTGCTCTCGCTCTGCATCGACGTGGCGCGCTGGTTCAACGTCGCGGGGCACCGGACGCCCGACGAGGTCGGCGCGCTCTACGCCGACCTCGTGCTGCGGATGGTGGGGGCCCGCAAGCCCTGA
- a CDS encoding aldehyde dehydrogenase family protein, with amino-acid sequence MKAHDGMYIGGAWRPAAGTDTIEVVNPADEQVIDRVPAGTAQDVDAAVRAARDAFPAWSTTPPAERAALIGALRDQLVARKDEIAETVTAELGAPLPFSQMVHAGVPILVAGSYADLAATYSFEEKIGNSTVYLEPVGVVGAITPWNYPLHQIVNKVAPALAAGCTVVLKPAEDTPLTAQLFAEAAHEAGIPAGVFNLVTGLGPVAGQALAEHEGVDLVSFTGSTAVGKQIGATAGAAVKRVALELGGKSANVILPSADLAKAVNVGVANVMSNSGQTCSAWTRMLVDSARYDEAVELAAAAAAKYGSRIGPVVNAKQQARVRGYIEKGVEEGARVVAGGAESTADQGYFIQPTVFADVTPEMTIAQEEIFGPVVSIIRYEDEDDALRIANGTVYGLAGAVWAADDAEAVAFARRMDTGQVDINGGSFNPQAPFGGYKQSGVGRELGPHGLTEYLQTKSLQF; translated from the coding sequence ATGAAGGCCCACGACGGGATGTACATCGGCGGCGCCTGGCGCCCCGCCGCAGGCACGGACACGATCGAGGTCGTGAACCCGGCCGACGAACAGGTCATCGACCGGGTGCCGGCCGGCACGGCACAGGACGTAGACGCCGCGGTGCGCGCCGCCCGCGACGCCTTCCCCGCCTGGTCCACGACACCGCCCGCCGAGCGTGCCGCGCTCATCGGTGCGCTGCGCGACCAACTGGTCGCCCGCAAGGACGAGATCGCCGAGACCGTGACGGCCGAGCTCGGCGCCCCGCTCCCGTTCTCGCAGATGGTGCACGCCGGGGTGCCGATCCTGGTCGCGGGCTCGTACGCGGATCTCGCCGCGACGTACTCCTTCGAGGAGAAGATCGGCAACTCCACCGTCTACCTCGAACCGGTCGGCGTGGTCGGCGCGATCACCCCCTGGAACTACCCCCTCCACCAGATCGTCAACAAGGTCGCCCCCGCGCTCGCCGCGGGCTGCACCGTCGTCCTCAAGCCCGCCGAGGACACCCCGCTCACCGCCCAGCTCTTCGCCGAGGCCGCGCACGAGGCGGGCATCCCCGCCGGTGTCTTCAACCTCGTCACCGGCCTCGGCCCGGTCGCGGGCCAGGCGCTCGCCGAGCACGAGGGCGTCGACCTCGTCTCCTTCACCGGCTCCACCGCCGTCGGCAAGCAGATCGGCGCGACCGCGGGCGCCGCGGTCAAGCGCGTCGCCCTGGAACTCGGCGGCAAGTCCGCGAACGTCATCCTGCCGAGCGCCGACCTCGCCAAGGCCGTGAACGTCGGCGTCGCCAACGTCATGTCCAACTCCGGCCAGACGTGCAGCGCGTGGACCCGCATGCTGGTGGACTCCGCGCGCTACGACGAGGCCGTGGAGCTCGCCGCGGCGGCCGCCGCCAAGTACGGCTCGCGCATCGGCCCCGTCGTCAACGCCAAGCAGCAGGCGCGGGTTCGGGGTTACATCGAGAAGGGCGTGGAGGAGGGTGCGCGCGTGGTGGCCGGCGGCGCCGAATCCACGGCCGACCAGGGCTATTTCATCCAGCCCACCGTCTTCGCCGACGTCACCCCCGAGATGACCATCGCCCAGGAGGAGATCTTCGGCCCGGTCGTCTCGATCATCCGGTACGAGGACGAGGACGACGCCTTGCGCATCGCCAACGGCACCGTGTACGGGCTCGCGGGCGCGGTCTGGGCGGCCGACGACGCGGAGGCGGTCGCCTTCGCCCGCCGCATGGACACCGGCCAGGTCGACATCAACGGCGGCAGCTTCAACCCTCAGGCGCCGTTCGGCGGTTACAAGCAGTCGGGGGTCGGCCGCGAGCTGGGCCCGCACGGCCTGACGGAGTACCTGCAGACCAAGTCCCTCCAGTTCTGA
- a CDS encoding urea transporter: MRPSTDARRPPLGVLPFAAQVLRGHAQVTFLPSAAAGAVFCVALFAAGWEYGLYGLAGTAVGTATARALGAPREGVSTGLEGFNACLTALCFAVFLGAEHLSTAGLALAGCVVVTVVTAAMTQLLGVWRLPPLTMPYCLLAGAMTLAAPGFERVGHHANGPAALPREATGPTTLQLTDLTKAFFADFAQIFFMPQWYVGALLLLGLFVASRRAGAVACLGSLVGIGSAWALGAPAARIADGSMGYNSVLVALALCGTFLPVRGATLAYALVGAATATAVGPALSALLAPSGGHAFTWPFILTTLVFLAAAPSFPRLRTTIPAPSGRTAPESAATGGVSGNSPAPQAP, from the coding sequence GTGCGGCCCTCAACGGATGCCAGGCGCCCGCCTCTTGGGGTGCTCCCCTTCGCCGCCCAGGTCCTGCGCGGCCACGCGCAGGTCACCTTCCTGCCCAGCGCGGCCGCAGGCGCCGTCTTCTGCGTCGCGCTGTTCGCCGCGGGCTGGGAGTACGGGCTCTACGGCCTTGCGGGCACGGCGGTCGGCACCGCCACCGCGCGAGCGCTCGGGGCGCCGCGCGAAGGCGTATCCACCGGCCTCGAAGGCTTCAACGCCTGCCTCACCGCGCTGTGTTTCGCCGTGTTCCTCGGCGCGGAGCACCTGTCCACGGCCGGGCTCGCGCTTGCGGGGTGCGTGGTCGTCACGGTCGTGACGGCGGCCATGACGCAGCTGCTCGGCGTCTGGCGGCTTCCGCCCCTGACCATGCCGTACTGCCTGCTGGCCGGCGCGATGACGCTCGCGGCGCCCGGCTTCGAGCGGGTGGGGCACCACGCGAACGGCCCCGCCGCACTCCCACGGGAGGCAACGGGCCCCACCACTCTCCAACTCACCGACCTGACCAAGGCCTTCTTCGCCGACTTCGCCCAGATCTTCTTCATGCCGCAGTGGTACGTCGGCGCTCTCCTGCTCCTCGGCCTCTTCGTCGCGAGCCGCCGCGCGGGCGCCGTTGCGTGCCTGGGCAGCCTCGTCGGCATCGGCTCGGCGTGGGCGCTCGGGGCGCCCGCCGCACGGATCGCCGACGGCTCGATGGGATACAACTCGGTGCTCGTCGCCCTCGCGTTGTGCGGCACCTTCCTGCCGGTCCGGGGGGCGACTCTGGCGTACGCGCTCGTGGGCGCGGCCACCGCGACCGCCGTCGGCCCCGCGCTCTCCGCACTCCTCGCACCGTCCGGCGGGCACGCCTTCACCTGGCCGTTCATCCTGACGACGCTCGTCTTCCTCGCGGCGGCCCCCTCCTTCCCCCGATTGCGTACGACGATTCCGGCGCCGTCGGGGCGGACGGCGCCGGAATCGGCCGCGACCGGGGGCGTCAGCGGGAACTCGCCCGCCCCGCAAGCACCTTGA
- a CDS encoding Zn-dependent alcohol dehydrogenase, with translation MVRAAVLPAVGSPLEIAEIDLPEPGPGQVRVRLAAAGVCHSDLSLTDGTMRVPVPAVLGHEGAGTVVSVGADVTHVAPGDGVVLNWAPSCGSCHACSLGEVWLCVNALAGAADVYAHRSSDGGDLHPGLNVAAFAEETVVAANCVLPVPDGVPLADAALLGCAVLTGYGAVHHSAKVREGETVTVFGVGGVGLATLQAARIAGASQIIAVDVSPEKEELARSAGATEYVVASETTPKTIRKLTGGQGVDVAVECVGRAVTIRAAWESTRRGGRTTVVGIGGKDQQVTFNALELFHWGRTLSGCVYGNSDPAVDLPVLAEHVRAGRLDLGVLVTDRIALDGIPAAFENMVAGKGGRALVVF, from the coding sequence GTGGTCCGCGCCGCTGTTCTGCCCGCCGTCGGGTCCCCTCTGGAGATCGCCGAGATCGACCTGCCCGAGCCGGGCCCCGGCCAGGTGCGGGTGCGCCTGGCCGCCGCCGGGGTCTGTCACTCCGACCTGTCCCTGACCGACGGCACGATGCGGGTCCCGGTGCCGGCGGTGCTCGGACACGAGGGCGCGGGCACGGTGGTGTCCGTGGGTGCCGATGTCACCCATGTCGCGCCGGGCGACGGGGTGGTGCTCAACTGGGCGCCGTCCTGCGGCAGTTGTCACGCCTGCTCGCTCGGCGAGGTGTGGCTGTGCGTGAACGCGCTGGCGGGCGCGGCCGACGTCTACGCCCACCGCTCCTCGGACGGCGGCGATCTCCACCCCGGTCTGAACGTCGCGGCGTTCGCCGAGGAGACGGTGGTCGCCGCCAACTGCGTACTGCCGGTCCCGGACGGCGTCCCGCTCGCCGACGCGGCCCTCCTCGGCTGTGCGGTGCTCACCGGGTACGGCGCGGTGCACCACTCGGCGAAGGTCCGCGAGGGCGAGACGGTGACCGTCTTCGGGGTCGGCGGGGTGGGCCTCGCCACGCTCCAGGCGGCGCGGATCGCGGGGGCCTCGCAGATCATCGCGGTCGATGTCTCGCCGGAGAAGGAGGAGTTGGCGCGTTCGGCGGGGGCGACGGAGTACGTCGTCGCCTCCGAGACCACCCCCAAGACGATCCGCAAGCTGACCGGTGGTCAGGGTGTGGACGTGGCGGTGGAGTGCGTGGGCCGCGCGGTGACGATCCGGGCGGCGTGGGAGTCGACGCGGCGCGGCGGGCGGACGACGGTGGTCGGCATCGGCGGCAAGGACCAGCAGGTCACCTTCAACGCCCTGGAACTCTTCCACTGGGGGCGGACGCTTTCGGGCTGCGTGTACGGGAACTCGGACCCGGCGGTGGACCTGCCGGTCCTGGCGGAGCATGTCCGGGCGGGGCGCCTTGACCTGGGGGTCCTGGTGACCGACCGGATCGCCCTGGACGGCATCCCGGCGGCGTTCGAGAACATGGTCGCGGGGAAGGGCGGCAGGGCGCTGGTGGTGTTCTAG
- the soxR gene encoding redox-sensitive transcriptional activator SoxR produces the protein MPQIPEKIHELSVGQLSARSGAAVSALHFYESKGLISSRRTSGNQRRYHRDALRRVAFVRAAQRVGIPLATIRDALDSLPEERTPTREDWARLSETWRSELDERIKQLGRLRDHLTDCIGCGCLSLETCVLSNPDDVFGDRLTGSRLLVERQTRK, from the coding sequence GTGCCCCAGATCCCAGAGAAGATCCACGAGCTCTCGGTCGGCCAGCTGTCGGCCCGCAGCGGCGCCGCCGTGTCCGCCCTGCACTTCTACGAGTCCAAGGGCCTGATCAGCAGCCGCCGCACCTCGGGCAACCAGCGCAGGTACCACCGTGACGCGCTGCGCCGCGTCGCCTTCGTACGGGCCGCGCAGCGCGTCGGCATCCCGCTCGCCACCATCCGTGACGCGCTCGACTCGCTCCCCGAGGAGCGCACCCCCACCCGCGAGGACTGGGCGCGCCTCTCGGAGACCTGGCGCTCGGAACTGGACGAGCGCATCAAGCAGTTGGGCCGCCTGCGCGATCACCTCACGGACTGCATCGGCTGCGGCTGTCTCTCCCTGGAGACGTGTGTGCTCTCCAACCCGGACGACGTCTTCGGCGACCGCCTCACCGGCTCCCGTCTGCTGGTGGAGCGGCAGACGCGGAAGTGA
- a CDS encoding TetR/AcrR family transcriptional regulator, which translates to MCRMARPRKPLLSRDRIVEAARALVDAEGLTAVSTRRLAAELGVSGPSLYNHFRTKDEILEAVADSVSAQVDLSMFDTADERDWRTALHDWAVSYRAALTRHPNIVPVLAHGPGRRPAGLRLADAVFGAMVDAGWPAAQATSIGALLRYFVMGSALGSFAGGFVDDEAAYDPADYPHLGQAHLLADRQQQIDERAFETGLRALLDGLALQYEQVATPAA; encoded by the coding sequence ATGTGCCGCATGGCCCGACCGCGCAAGCCCCTCCTCAGCCGAGATCGCATCGTCGAAGCGGCGCGCGCGCTCGTTGACGCCGAGGGACTCACGGCCGTGTCGACGCGCCGGCTCGCCGCCGAGCTCGGAGTGAGCGGGCCCTCCCTCTACAACCACTTCCGCACCAAGGACGAGATCCTGGAGGCGGTCGCCGACTCGGTCAGCGCCCAGGTCGACCTGTCGATGTTCGACACCGCCGACGAGCGCGACTGGCGCACGGCCCTGCACGACTGGGCGGTGTCCTACCGGGCGGCGCTCACCCGGCACCCGAACATCGTCCCGGTGCTCGCCCACGGTCCTGGCCGCCGCCCGGCCGGACTGCGCCTCGCGGACGCGGTCTTCGGCGCGATGGTCGACGCGGGCTGGCCCGCGGCGCAGGCGACGTCCATCGGCGCGCTGCTGCGGTACTTCGTCATGGGCTCGGCGCTCGGCTCGTTCGCCGGGGGCTTCGTGGACGACGAGGCGGCGTACGACCCGGCCGACTATCCGCACCTCGGCCAGGCCCACCTGCTCGCCGACCGCCAGCAGCAGATCGACGAGCGGGCCTTCGAGACCGGTCTGCGGGCCCTGCTCGACGGTCTCGCCCTGCAGTACGAGCAGGTGGCGACGCCCGCCGCCTGA
- a CDS encoding MaoC family dehydratase: MAEPRIFASADDLRAGVGEQLGHSDWLEVDQKRIDQFADATGDHQWIHVDAEKAAKGPFKTTIAHGYLTLSLLPSLVPQVMRVEGMKMGVNYGTNKVRFPSPVPSGSRVRATAVLKEVEGTKDGGVQVTATVTVEREGADKPACVAESVSRYYF, encoded by the coding sequence ATGGCAGAGCCGAGGATCTTCGCGTCGGCCGACGACCTGCGTGCCGGAGTCGGCGAGCAGCTCGGGCACAGCGATTGGCTGGAGGTCGACCAGAAGCGGATCGACCAGTTCGCCGACGCCACGGGCGACCACCAGTGGATCCACGTGGACGCGGAGAAGGCGGCCAAGGGCCCCTTCAAGACGACCATCGCGCACGGCTATCTGACGCTGTCGCTGCTGCCGAGCCTGGTGCCGCAGGTGATGCGCGTCGAGGGCATGAAGATGGGCGTCAACTACGGCACCAACAAGGTCCGCTTCCCCTCCCCCGTACCCTCGGGCTCCCGGGTGCGGGCGACCGCGGTCCTCAAGGAGGTCGAGGGGACCAAGGACGGCGGTGTGCAGGTGACGGCGACGGTCACCGTCGAGCGCGAGGGCGCCGACAAGCCCGCGTGCGTCGCGGAGTCGGTGTCCCGCTACTACTTCTGA
- a CDS encoding YiaA/YiaB family inner membrane protein, with protein MSETPVKQQNTTAYFGQAVASFAVALAATAGGIYSLDVSGWIRAFLAVSVLYLTTSAFTLAKVVRDRQEADQIVSRVDQARLEKMLADHDPYKPVA; from the coding sequence ATGAGTGAGACACCGGTCAAGCAGCAGAACACCACCGCCTACTTCGGCCAGGCGGTCGCCTCGTTCGCCGTGGCGCTCGCCGCGACGGCCGGCGGCATCTACAGCCTCGACGTCAGCGGCTGGATCCGCGCCTTCCTCGCCGTCTCCGTGCTGTACCTGACGACGTCCGCGTTCACGCTCGCCAAGGTCGTCAGGGACCGGCAGGAGGCCGACCAGATCGTCAGCCGCGTGGACCAGGCCCGCCTGGAGAAGATGCTTGCCGATCATGACCCGTACAAGCCGGTGGCCTAA
- a CDS encoding uracil-xanthine permease family protein translates to MAAAVDERLPLPRLAPLAVQHLLAGVAAPVSSVILIGTTLRLDAGQTASLLSATLVLCGVGALLQSLGVRALRVGARLPFLMLPGGAAVAIFLQIAQEYGPATASGSVLLAAAFLICVLPFYGRVVRLFPPLVMGTTVVLIGINMIKVTAPMVASDPGPGFATLGVIAALFLVLRGVWRQMAVLFGLAGGTVVALLLGTDIHLASGAAFALPEPFPYGAPHFDLLAAIPLLVFALASLAEATGQTVLNSEAVGRTPDAGRDVPRIARADALVSLGSGVFGTSLMVTSAENIGIVQLTRVRSRFVTAGAGVLLVVCGLFTPLTRLLAAIPEPVVGAAGLVIYAVIAVLGFSMLSRVDLTHGTGSVVVALALVAGLLPVMAPEMYSGLPSWAHTVLGSGVAAGALAAVLLSAVFRRLGPGEPPEVTSASAAPPADGSR, encoded by the coding sequence GTGGCCGCCGCCGTCGACGAACGCCTGCCGCTGCCACGCCTCGCCCCGCTCGCCGTCCAGCATCTGCTTGCCGGCGTCGCGGCCCCCGTCTCCTCGGTGATCCTGATCGGCACGACGCTGCGGCTCGACGCCGGGCAGACCGCCTCGCTGCTCAGCGCCACCCTGGTGCTGTGCGGGGTCGGCGCACTGCTCCAGTCCCTGGGCGTGCGGGCGCTGCGCGTCGGCGCGCGGCTGCCGTTCCTGATGCTGCCGGGCGGCGCCGCGGTGGCGATCTTCCTGCAGATCGCGCAGGAGTACGGGCCCGCGACGGCCTCGGGGTCCGTGCTGCTCGCCGCGGCCTTCCTGATCTGCGTACTGCCGTTCTACGGACGGGTGGTGCGGCTGTTCCCGCCGCTGGTGATGGGCACGACGGTCGTCCTGATCGGCATCAACATGATCAAGGTGACGGCGCCGATGGTGGCGTCGGACCCAGGACCCGGCTTCGCCACGCTCGGCGTCATCGCCGCCCTCTTCCTCGTCCTGCGCGGCGTATGGCGGCAGATGGCGGTGCTCTTCGGACTCGCGGGCGGCACCGTCGTCGCGCTGCTGCTCGGCACCGACATCCATCTCGCGTCCGGCGCCGCGTTCGCGCTGCCGGAGCCGTTCCCTTACGGCGCCCCGCACTTCGACCTGCTCGCCGCGATCCCGCTCCTCGTCTTCGCGCTCGCCTCGCTCGCCGAGGCCACCGGGCAGACCGTGCTCAACAGCGAGGCGGTCGGCCGCACCCCGGACGCGGGCCGCGACGTGCCGCGCATCGCCCGCGCCGACGCCCTGGTCTCGCTGGGCTCCGGCGTCTTCGGTACGTCGCTGATGGTGACCAGCGCCGAGAACATCGGCATCGTCCAACTGACCCGCGTACGCAGCCGGTTCGTGACGGCGGGCGCGGGTGTGCTGCTCGTCGTGTGCGGTCTGTTCACACCGCTGACCCGGCTGCTCGCCGCGATCCCCGAGCCCGTGGTCGGCGCCGCGGGTCTGGTGATCTACGCGGTGATCGCGGTCCTCGGCTTCAGCATGCTCTCCCGGGTCGACCTGACGCACGGCACCGGCAGCGTGGTCGTCGCGCTCGCCCTGGTCGCGGGACTGCTCCCGGTCATGGCCCCCGAGATGTACTCGGGCCTGCCGTCCTGGGCGCACACCGTCCTCGGCAGCGGGGTGGCCGCGGGGGCGCTGGCGGCGGTGCTGCTCAGCGCCGTCTTCCGCAGGCTGGGGCCGGGCGAACCGCCCGAGGTCACTTCCGCGTCTGCCGCTCCACCAGCAGACGGGAGCCGGTGA